A region from the Arthrobacter roseus genome encodes:
- the mfd gene encoding transcription-repair coupling factor codes for MSLNGLRTALAEDPSYQRVRAYASRPVDSRADDLQVSAPPGMRAALLAEMIDGLRTHTHDDGAALPVVLAVTATGREAEDLAAALRSYVPLSGIEEFPSWETLPHERLSPRSDTVGRRLSVLRRLNHPGSSPIDIIIAPVRSVVQPIVSGLGDLSPVSLKVGQEVPFTDVVRSLAEAAYARVDMVTHRGEFAVRGGILDVFPPTEDHALRIEFFGDEVEQMRWFSVADQRSLDTANENPPQELYAPPCRELLITPSVMSRAARLKDQMPAAADMLEKIAGGNAVEGMESLAPVLVDQMVPFLEELPKGSIAVVIEPEKVRARAHDLETTNEEFLAAAWSTASDGTAAPVDLALQGDLETASFRSIAETRTVAQAHGVSWWSITTFAQDDELVLDIDSLTVNAREPRGYQGDVAEMMEFIGSRIRDQWRVVVATEGPGPAQRLAELFHDSDIPAARVDELKDSPQPGIIEITTATAGRGFVLDGLKLGLLTEADLLGRTSAGSTRDMRRMPSRRRNAVDPLQLHEGDSVVHEQHGVGRFVELIQRTTGAGTAKVLREYLVLEYAPSKRGAPGDRLFVPTDQLDQVTRYVGGDAPALSKMGGSDWSRTKNQARKAVKEIAGELIRLYSARMSSRGHAFGPDTPWQRELEEAFPYVETPDQLTTINEVKADMEREVPMDRLISGDVGYGKTEIGVRAAFKAVQDGKQVAVLVPTTLLSQQHYETFSERFSGFPVRIRALSRFQNAKEVRETVQGLKEGSVDVVIGTHRLLSKEMEFKDLGLVIVDEEQRFGVEHKEALKKMRTNVDVLAMSATPIPRTLEMSLTGIRETSTLATPPEERHPVLTYVGPYTDKQVSAAVRRELMREGQVFFVHNRVSSIDRTAATLRELVPEARIEVAHGQMSEARLEQIIVDFWEKRFDVLVCTTIIETGLDISNANTLIVDRANNFGLSQLHQLRGRVGRGRERAYAYFLYAVDKPLNEVALERLKAVASHNELGAGMQLALKDLEIRGAGNMLGGEQSGHIAGVGFDLYLRLVGEAVADYRGETEEKVAEMKIELPVNAHLPHDYVPGERLRLEAYRKLASAVTYAAIDEVVEELNDRYGEPPQTVMNLINVARFRVRARAAGLTDVALQGNFVKFAPAADLPESRAMRLQRMYPGSQVKATLNAVMVPKPKTARVGGRDLTDAAVLDWAQGVLDAVFGE; via the coding sequence ATGAGCCTCAACGGACTGCGCACAGCCCTTGCCGAGGATCCGTCCTACCAGCGGGTCCGCGCCTACGCCTCTCGGCCAGTAGATTCGCGCGCTGACGATCTCCAGGTATCGGCCCCACCCGGCATGAGGGCGGCACTCCTTGCCGAGATGATCGATGGCTTGAGAACTCACACCCACGACGACGGCGCCGCGCTGCCTGTCGTGCTGGCTGTCACCGCCACGGGACGTGAGGCAGAAGATCTGGCCGCGGCATTGCGAAGCTATGTGCCGTTGTCAGGCATCGAGGAATTCCCCAGTTGGGAGACGCTTCCGCACGAGCGCTTGTCCCCGAGGTCAGACACCGTTGGACGACGACTTTCCGTCCTCAGGCGCTTGAACCACCCCGGCAGTAGCCCCATCGACATCATCATTGCTCCGGTCCGGTCCGTGGTTCAACCCATCGTCTCTGGACTCGGTGATCTCAGTCCGGTATCGCTGAAGGTGGGACAGGAAGTACCGTTCACCGACGTCGTGCGTTCCCTGGCAGAAGCGGCCTATGCCCGCGTGGACATGGTGACGCACCGTGGCGAGTTCGCGGTCCGCGGAGGCATTCTTGATGTCTTCCCGCCCACCGAGGATCATGCGTTGCGCATTGAGTTCTTTGGTGACGAAGTGGAGCAGATGCGTTGGTTCTCCGTGGCAGACCAGCGCTCGCTGGACACAGCCAATGAGAACCCGCCGCAGGAACTCTACGCGCCGCCGTGCCGCGAACTCCTGATCACGCCCTCGGTCATGTCCAGGGCCGCCCGGCTGAAAGACCAGATGCCCGCGGCCGCAGACATGCTCGAGAAGATCGCGGGAGGCAACGCCGTCGAAGGCATGGAATCGTTGGCCCCGGTTCTGGTTGATCAGATGGTTCCGTTTCTGGAGGAGCTACCGAAGGGCTCGATCGCCGTGGTGATCGAGCCGGAAAAGGTCCGCGCCCGAGCCCATGACCTGGAGACCACCAACGAGGAATTCCTCGCCGCCGCATGGTCAACGGCGTCGGACGGAACGGCAGCACCGGTGGACCTGGCGCTTCAGGGGGACCTGGAGACGGCCAGTTTCCGGTCCATCGCAGAGACCCGCACTGTTGCACAGGCGCACGGAGTCTCCTGGTGGTCCATCACCACCTTCGCCCAGGACGACGAACTGGTGTTGGACATCGATTCCTTGACCGTGAACGCGCGCGAACCGCGCGGTTATCAGGGCGACGTCGCGGAGATGATGGAATTCATCGGCAGCCGCATCCGGGACCAGTGGCGCGTGGTCGTGGCCACTGAGGGCCCCGGCCCAGCCCAGCGACTGGCCGAACTCTTCCACGATTCAGACATCCCCGCTGCGCGCGTTGACGAGCTGAAAGACTCGCCGCAGCCGGGCATCATTGAAATCACGACGGCGACTGCCGGCCGCGGATTTGTCCTCGACGGACTGAAACTGGGCTTACTCACCGAGGCAGATCTACTGGGACGAACCAGTGCCGGCTCTACCCGCGACATGCGGCGCATGCCCTCCCGCCGCCGAAACGCCGTCGACCCCCTCCAGCTACACGAGGGCGATTCCGTGGTGCACGAACAGCATGGTGTGGGCCGGTTCGTGGAGCTGATCCAGCGGACCACCGGCGCCGGTACCGCAAAGGTGCTGCGCGAATACCTGGTCCTTGAGTACGCGCCCTCCAAGCGCGGCGCACCAGGGGACCGGCTTTTTGTGCCCACCGATCAACTCGACCAGGTCACCCGTTACGTGGGAGGGGACGCGCCTGCCCTGTCCAAGATGGGCGGCTCGGACTGGTCCAGAACCAAGAACCAGGCCCGTAAGGCTGTTAAAGAGATCGCCGGAGAGCTGATCCGCCTCTACTCGGCGCGCATGTCCTCCCGCGGTCACGCCTTTGGCCCAGACACACCATGGCAGCGCGAGCTCGAAGAAGCTTTCCCCTATGTGGAGACGCCGGATCAGTTGACCACTATCAACGAGGTCAAGGCAGACATGGAACGAGAAGTCCCCATGGACCGCCTGATCTCCGGAGACGTTGGGTACGGAAAGACCGAGATTGGTGTTCGCGCCGCGTTCAAAGCCGTGCAGGACGGCAAACAGGTGGCGGTACTGGTGCCCACCACACTCCTGTCGCAACAGCACTACGAAACGTTTTCAGAACGGTTCTCCGGATTCCCCGTCCGCATTCGGGCACTGTCGCGCTTTCAGAATGCCAAAGAAGTCCGTGAGACCGTTCAGGGTCTCAAAGAAGGAAGCGTGGACGTCGTCATCGGGACGCACCGCCTCCTGTCCAAGGAGATGGAGTTCAAGGACCTGGGCCTGGTGATCGTCGACGAGGAACAACGTTTTGGTGTCGAACACAAGGAAGCGCTCAAGAAGATGCGCACCAACGTCGACGTCCTGGCCATGAGCGCAACCCCCATTCCACGAACACTCGAAATGTCGCTCACGGGCATCCGCGAAACCTCCACTCTGGCGACGCCGCCCGAAGAACGACACCCGGTCCTGACTTACGTGGGCCCGTACACCGACAAACAGGTATCCGCCGCAGTCCGCCGCGAACTCATGCGCGAAGGGCAGGTGTTCTTTGTCCACAACAGGGTGTCCTCCATCGACAGGACCGCAGCAACCCTGCGAGAGCTTGTCCCCGAGGCACGGATTGAAGTGGCCCACGGACAAATGAGCGAGGCACGGCTCGAACAGATCATCGTGGACTTCTGGGAAAAACGTTTCGATGTTCTGGTGTGCACCACCATCATTGAAACGGGCCTGGACATCTCCAACGCCAATACCCTCATCGTGGACCGGGCCAATAACTTTGGGCTGTCCCAGCTTCACCAGCTGCGCGGACGCGTGGGTCGCGGCCGCGAACGTGCGTACGCCTACTTCCTGTATGCGGTGGACAAGCCGCTCAACGAAGTGGCTCTGGAGCGGCTCAAGGCTGTGGCCTCACACAACGAACTTGGTGCGGGGATGCAGTTGGCGTTGAAGGACCTCGAGATTCGTGGCGCCGGAAATATGCTCGGTGGCGAACAGTCAGGGCACATTGCCGGCGTCGGCTTTGACCTCTACCTGAGGCTCGTTGGGGAAGCAGTGGCTGATTACCGCGGCGAAACCGAGGAAAAGGTCGCGGAGATGAAGATCGAGTTGCCGGTCAACGCTCATCTTCCGCACGACTACGTGCCGGGGGAGAGGCTGCGCCTGGAGGCTTATCGCAAACTCGCCTCAGCGGTAACGTATGCGGCCATTGATGAAGTGGTCGAGGAGCTCAACGACCGCTACGGCGAGCCACCTCAGACCGTCATGAACCTGATCAACGTAGCCCGTTTCCGTGTCCGCGCACGCGCTGCAGGCCTCACCGATGTTGCCCTGCAAGGCAATTTCGTCAAGTTTGCCCCGGCCGCAGACCTGCCCGAATCCCGTGCCATGCGGCTACAGCGTATGTACCCGGGTTCGCAGGTCAAAGCCACGCTCAACGCGGTGATGGTACCCAAACCGAAAACCGCCCGGGTTGGTGGGCGCGACCTCACGGACGCTGCCGTCCTTGACTGGGCGCAAGGCGTCCTTGATGCGGTTTTCGGCGAGTGA
- a CDS encoding purine-nucleoside phosphorylase, which translates to MTIEPFDLAEQAASTISELTGVPSHDIALVLGSGWGGAADLIGETTHTLNATDIPGFSAPAVEGHVGTIRSILTPQGKRVLVLGARTHFYEGRGVRSVVHGVRTAAATGAGIMVLTNGCGGLNPLWTPGTPVLISDHINLTTASPLEGATFVDLTNLYSSRIRDIARTADSSLDEGVYAQFTGPHYETPAEVRYARTIGADLVGMSTALEAIAARHAGMEVFGMSLVTNLAAGISDSPLSHAEVIEAGQTAGDRISRLLADILGRL; encoded by the coding sequence GTGACTATCGAACCTTTTGACCTTGCAGAGCAGGCCGCTTCAACGATCTCGGAGCTGACCGGCGTACCGTCGCACGACATCGCACTGGTGCTCGGCTCCGGCTGGGGTGGCGCCGCCGACCTCATTGGCGAAACCACGCACACGCTCAACGCCACGGACATCCCTGGATTCTCGGCGCCAGCCGTTGAGGGTCATGTAGGCACCATCCGCTCTATCCTTACCCCGCAGGGCAAGCGCGTTCTGGTGTTGGGGGCGAGAACCCATTTCTATGAGGGCCGCGGTGTGCGTTCGGTCGTCCATGGAGTGCGTACCGCTGCTGCCACCGGCGCCGGCATCATGGTGCTGACCAACGGTTGTGGCGGTTTGAACCCACTCTGGACACCGGGTACGCCGGTCCTCATCAGCGATCACATCAATCTGACGACGGCTTCGCCTCTGGAAGGTGCCACCTTCGTGGACCTGACGAATCTGTACTCGTCGCGCATCCGTGACATTGCGCGCACGGCGGACTCCTCGTTGGATGAGGGTGTGTACGCGCAGTTCACCGGTCCGCACTACGAAACTCCTGCCGAGGTGCGCTATGCGCGGACCATAGGCGCCGATCTCGTCGGTATGTCGACAGCGCTGGAGGCCATCGCAGCGCGCCATGCGGGCATGGAGGTCTTCGGCATGTCGCTGGTCACGAACCTGGCAGCCGGCATCAGCGACAGCCCCCTGAGCCACGCCGAAGTCATCGAGGCTGGACAGACTGCCGGAGACCGGATTTCACGGCTTCTCGCGGACATCTTGGGAAGGCTCTAA
- a CDS encoding acetyl/propionyl/methylcrotonyl-CoA carboxylase subunit alpha, whose translation MSHSSPASMTKVLIANRGEIAVRVIRAARDEGITSVAVYADPDRDALHVRLADEAYALGGETAADSYLVMDKILDVALRCGADAVHPGYGFLSENAEFAQKVVDSGLTWIGPSASAISQLGDKVQARHIAEKVGAPLVPGTADPVQSAEEVLVFADEFGLPVAIKAAFGGGGRGIKVARNREEIPELYESAVREATAAFGRGECFIERFLDAPRHVETQCLADARGNVVVVSTRDCSLQRRNQKLVEEAPAPFLSDDQNRRLYEASKAILREAKYQGAGTCEFLVGQDGVISFLEVNTRLQVEHPVSEEVTGIDLVREQFRLARGEELGYTDPEVRGHAFEFRINGEDAGRNFMPAPGVVETLKLPTGPGVRVDSGVEAGEVIGGNFDSMLAKLIITGSTREQALQRSRRALAEMKIDGMPTVLPFHQAVVSDVAFAPVSGPFSIHTRWIETEFENTIAPFEPAASADSSNGERQRITVEVSGKRLEVVLPAGLGASPAKNGRKPKKGRGRAAAAAANGDDLTSPMQGTIVKVAVSDGDTVAEGDLVVVLEAMKMEQPLTAHKSGTISGLMATAGATVSAGAVIAAILD comes from the coding sequence TTCGGCTCGCGGACGAAGCCTATGCGCTCGGCGGCGAGACTGCCGCGGACTCATACCTTGTCATGGACAAAATCTTGGACGTCGCTCTTCGTTGTGGAGCGGATGCGGTTCATCCCGGCTATGGGTTCCTCTCCGAGAACGCCGAGTTCGCGCAGAAAGTCGTCGATTCCGGCCTCACCTGGATTGGTCCGTCTGCATCGGCTATCAGTCAGCTCGGCGATAAGGTGCAGGCGCGCCACATTGCGGAAAAGGTTGGCGCCCCACTGGTACCGGGTACCGCCGATCCCGTGCAGTCCGCCGAGGAAGTTTTGGTCTTCGCGGACGAATTCGGTCTACCGGTGGCTATCAAGGCCGCTTTTGGTGGAGGAGGCCGCGGCATCAAGGTTGCCCGGAACCGCGAAGAAATCCCAGAACTGTACGAATCGGCTGTCCGTGAGGCCACGGCGGCATTTGGTCGCGGTGAGTGCTTCATTGAACGCTTCCTCGATGCGCCCCGTCACGTTGAAACTCAGTGCCTGGCGGACGCGCGCGGCAACGTAGTGGTGGTTTCCACCCGCGACTGCTCCCTGCAGCGCCGCAACCAGAAACTTGTGGAGGAGGCTCCGGCGCCATTCCTCAGCGATGACCAGAACCGGCGACTGTACGAAGCGTCCAAGGCGATCCTGCGTGAGGCCAAGTACCAAGGCGCGGGCACCTGTGAATTCCTGGTTGGTCAGGATGGTGTGATTTCGTTCCTCGAGGTCAACACACGGTTGCAGGTGGAACACCCTGTCTCTGAAGAAGTCACGGGGATCGATCTGGTCCGTGAGCAGTTCCGACTGGCCCGCGGTGAGGAGCTCGGCTATACCGATCCGGAGGTTCGCGGCCACGCTTTTGAGTTCCGTATCAATGGCGAAGATGCCGGCCGCAACTTCATGCCGGCTCCCGGCGTTGTCGAGACTCTCAAACTTCCTACCGGTCCCGGGGTACGCGTGGATTCGGGCGTTGAGGCAGGCGAGGTCATCGGCGGCAACTTCGACTCCATGCTGGCCAAGCTCATCATCACGGGGTCAACCCGCGAGCAAGCTCTTCAGCGGTCCCGGCGCGCACTGGCCGAAATGAAAATTGACGGCATGCCCACGGTTCTGCCCTTTCACCAAGCAGTCGTCTCCGATGTGGCGTTCGCCCCGGTCAGTGGGCCGTTCAGTATTCACACCCGCTGGATCGAGACGGAGTTTGAGAACACCATTGCCCCATTTGAGCCTGCCGCATCAGCAGACAGCTCAAACGGTGAGCGTCAGCGCATCACGGTAGAAGTGAGCGGCAAGCGCCTCGAAGTGGTGCTACCCGCCGGGTTGGGTGCTTCGCCGGCCAAGAACGGCCGGAAGCCCAAGAAGGGCCGTGGCCGGGCTGCAGCGGCTGCCGCGAACGGCGACGACCTGACCTCGCCCATGCAGGGAACCATTGTCAAAGTTGCCGTGTCCGACGGCGACACAGTTGCCGAGGGCGATCTGGTGGTGGTTCTGGAAGCCATGAAGATGGAGCAGCCGCTGACAGCACATAAGTCTGGCACTATCTCAGGGTTGATGGCAACCGCAGGGGCAACGGTGTCGGCTGGCGCTGTCATCGCCGCGATCCTTGACTAG
- a CDS encoding phospho-sugar mutase, which produces MSSSASHDSAILAAAQQWAEADPDPATQQELLDLLVQVSDAGPASAVALLDIEDRFSGTLEFGTAGLRAPLGAGPMRMNRVVVRHTASGVARFLTDAVREGGPPRAVIGFDARHNSDVFALDTAAVFAAAGITTFLLPSALPTPVLAYAVRALDCDGGVMVTASHNPPQDNGYKVYLGGRAVEESGRGSQIVSPYDARIAVCIQDARDGGSIELADDGWTVLPDVIVTDYVASVTALARPALYPERDLKIVLTPLHGVGGATAIQVLESAGFDDVLLVAEQADPDPDFPTVDFPNPEEPGALDLALKAAADVGADIVLANDPDADRAAVAALDTATATWRMLRGDEVGALLGAHMVARLGNEPGSAVPVFANSIVSSRLLASIAAEAGYAHVETLTGFKWISRVPHLSYGYEEALGYCVAPDLVKDKDGISAALLIAELAAHTHAAGRTLFDLLDDLALSHGLHLSDQLSVRVEDVDLLGTMMDRLRNEPPSSFAGSPVENVVDLVAGTAQLPPTDGMLYLTQNRTRVIVRPSGTEPKLKCYLEVIENTADGDVGAARSRARNTMDTALADVRAALGLTNPAQ; this is translated from the coding sequence ATGTCTTCGAGCGCTAGCCACGACTCCGCGATTCTCGCTGCCGCCCAGCAGTGGGCTGAGGCCGATCCGGACCCGGCAACCCAACAGGAACTACTGGATCTTCTGGTCCAAGTCAGCGACGCCGGCCCTGCGAGCGCGGTCGCCCTGCTGGACATCGAGGACAGGTTCAGCGGGACCCTTGAGTTCGGTACGGCGGGCCTCAGGGCACCCTTGGGTGCGGGGCCCATGAGGATGAATCGTGTGGTGGTACGCCACACTGCCTCCGGTGTTGCCCGTTTTCTGACCGACGCTGTTCGCGAAGGTGGGCCGCCGCGGGCTGTGATTGGATTCGATGCCCGTCACAACTCGGATGTGTTTGCCCTGGACACGGCGGCCGTGTTTGCGGCTGCGGGCATTACCACTTTCCTCCTCCCTTCTGCCTTGCCGACGCCGGTGCTGGCCTATGCGGTGCGGGCACTGGACTGCGACGGCGGTGTCATGGTCACCGCCAGCCACAATCCGCCACAGGACAACGGGTACAAGGTCTACCTCGGCGGCCGTGCGGTGGAGGAGTCGGGGCGAGGATCTCAGATCGTTTCGCCCTACGACGCCCGAATAGCGGTTTGTATTCAGGATGCACGCGACGGCGGCAGCATTGAACTGGCCGACGACGGCTGGACAGTTCTCCCTGACGTCATCGTCACCGACTACGTGGCATCAGTGACCGCGCTCGCCCGTCCGGCCCTTTATCCCGAACGCGACCTGAAAATTGTGCTCACACCCCTGCACGGGGTGGGCGGTGCAACAGCCATACAGGTCTTGGAGTCAGCCGGGTTCGACGACGTCCTACTGGTGGCCGAGCAAGCTGACCCTGATCCGGACTTCCCTACCGTGGATTTCCCCAACCCGGAAGAACCAGGGGCCTTGGACCTGGCCCTGAAAGCCGCCGCGGATGTGGGCGCGGACATCGTCCTGGCCAATGACCCGGACGCCGACCGTGCAGCGGTGGCAGCCCTTGACACGGCCACCGCCACCTGGCGCATGCTGCGCGGCGATGAAGTAGGTGCCCTGCTGGGAGCGCATATGGTCGCCAGGCTCGGCAACGAACCCGGCTCAGCTGTGCCGGTGTTCGCGAACTCGATCGTCTCGTCCAGACTGTTGGCGTCGATCGCCGCGGAAGCTGGTTACGCGCATGTGGAAACCCTGACGGGCTTCAAATGGATCTCCCGTGTCCCGCACCTGTCCTATGGCTACGAGGAAGCACTCGGTTACTGTGTGGCACCGGACCTCGTCAAGGACAAGGATGGCATCTCCGCTGCACTGCTCATCGCGGAACTCGCCGCCCACACTCACGCCGCGGGGCGCACCCTGTTCGACCTGCTGGATGACCTGGCGCTCAGCCACGGTCTGCACCTGAGTGACCAGCTCTCCGTGCGCGTGGAGGATGTGGACCTGCTCGGCACCATGATGGATCGTCTGCGCAACGAACCGCCGTCGTCGTTCGCTGGATCACCGGTGGAAAACGTGGTGGACCTGGTCGCAGGAACTGCGCAGCTACCGCCGACCGACGGCATGCTGTACCTGACCCAGAACCGCACCCGCGTCATTGTCCGTCCCAGCGGCACCGAGCCAAAACTCAAGTGCTACCTCGAAGTCATCGAAAACACGGCCGACGGCGACGTCGGTGCGGCACGAAGCCGCGCCCGTAACACCATGGACACCGCGCTCGCGGACGTCCGCGCCGCCCTTGGGCTCACCAACCCCGCACAGTAG
- the deoC gene encoding deoxyribose-phosphate aldolase: MTAQPIASYIDHTLLKPEASREDILTVCREAAEYRFKAVCVNPVWVSTVRNELKGSGVLTCSVIGFPLGATPTEVKVFEARGAVADGADEIDMVINIAAARAGDSERLSADIAAVAKAVHESGAILKVIIETSLLNGEEKVLACQAAVAAGADFVKTSTGFNGGGATVEDVALMRQTVGPDVGVKASGGVRSVEDAMAMIDAGATRIGASSGIAIVKGEQGTSAY, translated from the coding sequence ATGACGGCACAGCCGATCGCCTCCTACATCGACCACACGCTCCTGAAGCCCGAGGCAAGCCGTGAGGACATTCTCACGGTGTGCCGCGAGGCTGCGGAATACCGGTTCAAAGCTGTGTGCGTGAACCCCGTATGGGTCAGTACCGTCCGCAATGAGCTCAAGGGCAGCGGAGTGCTCACGTGTTCGGTCATCGGGTTCCCGTTGGGTGCCACGCCCACCGAGGTCAAAGTGTTCGAGGCCCGGGGAGCTGTTGCTGACGGCGCGGACGAGATCGACATGGTCATCAACATCGCGGCTGCACGCGCCGGGGATAGCGAGCGCCTGAGCGCGGACATTGCGGCCGTAGCGAAGGCAGTACACGAGAGTGGCGCGATCCTCAAAGTCATCATCGAAACATCACTGCTCAACGGCGAGGAAAAAGTACTCGCGTGCCAAGCGGCTGTCGCTGCAGGGGCCGATTTTGTGAAGACGTCCACCGGGTTCAACGGCGGCGGAGCCACCGTTGAGGACGTAGCCCTGATGCGTCAGACCGTGGGTCCGGACGTTGGGGTGAAGGCCTCCGGCGGCGTTCGTTCAGTAGAGGATGCCATGGCAATGATCGACGCCGGCGCCACACGTATCGGGGCCAGCTCCGGTATCGCTATTGTTAAGGGTGAACAAGGAACGTCAGCGTACTAG
- a CDS encoding NAD(P)H-quinone dehydrogenase: MSNQIDFHALKLAILGGGPGGYEAAMVASALGAEVTIVEDKGLGGSAVLTDVVPSKTLIATADTMDGVASAHTLGVKFDNPNAAFADMGQVHQRLLGLAREQSADITQVLERSGVRIIIGRGRLTDNYGLEVETETGTETVEADAVLLAVGSHPRELPTAVPDGERIFNWTQIYNITEVPEHLIVIGSGVTGAEFASAYNGLGAKVTLVSSRERVLPGEDVDAAEVLEKVFRDSGMTVLSRSRAAGVERTADGVRVTLDDGKTVDGSHALIAVGAIPNTQDIGLEEAGVALTESGHIKVDGVSRTTAPNVYAAGDCTGVFALASVAAMQGRIAIAHLLGDSVKPLKLNQVASNIFTSPEIASVGVSEADVESGKFQGDIIKLSLHTNARAKMMGVRDGFVKIIARKGSGTVIGGVVVGPRASELIFPVAIAVTHKLHVDDLANTFTVYPSLTGSISEAARRLHVHL; this comes from the coding sequence GTGAGTAATCAAATTGACTTCCATGCCCTCAAGCTCGCCATTCTGGGAGGTGGACCTGGTGGCTATGAGGCTGCCATGGTTGCCTCCGCCCTTGGGGCTGAGGTCACCATCGTTGAGGACAAGGGGCTCGGTGGTTCGGCTGTCCTGACCGACGTCGTGCCATCCAAAACGCTCATTGCGACAGCGGACACCATGGACGGGGTGGCCAGTGCACACACCCTTGGAGTGAAGTTTGACAACCCGAATGCGGCCTTCGCTGATATGGGGCAGGTCCACCAACGACTGCTGGGCCTTGCACGCGAACAGTCCGCGGATATCACGCAGGTTCTGGAACGATCAGGTGTGCGGATCATCATTGGCCGCGGACGGCTCACCGACAATTACGGCCTTGAGGTGGAGACGGAGACCGGGACGGAAACGGTGGAGGCCGACGCCGTTCTGCTGGCGGTCGGCTCTCATCCGCGGGAATTGCCCACGGCAGTTCCGGACGGCGAGCGGATTTTTAACTGGACACAGATCTACAACATCACCGAGGTCCCCGAGCATCTGATCGTCATTGGCTCAGGCGTTACCGGGGCGGAGTTCGCCTCCGCCTACAACGGACTCGGCGCCAAGGTAACCCTGGTGTCCAGCCGTGAGCGGGTCCTACCCGGGGAGGACGTGGATGCAGCCGAAGTTCTGGAGAAGGTTTTCCGCGACAGCGGAATGACTGTGCTCTCTCGTTCGCGGGCGGCAGGCGTGGAAAGAACGGCCGATGGCGTCCGCGTCACGCTGGACGATGGGAAAACGGTTGACGGCTCACATGCACTGATCGCCGTCGGTGCCATTCCCAACACGCAAGACATCGGACTGGAGGAGGCTGGAGTTGCCCTCACCGAGTCCGGTCACATCAAGGTCGACGGCGTCTCCCGCACCACTGCGCCCAATGTTTACGCCGCCGGTGACTGTACCGGCGTGTTCGCCCTTGCTTCTGTTGCTGCCATGCAGGGACGAATCGCGATTGCCCACCTTCTGGGCGACAGCGTGAAACCGCTGAAGCTGAACCAGGTGGCATCCAACATTTTCACGTCACCGGAAATCGCGTCCGTGGGAGTTTCCGAGGCCGACGTCGAATCAGGCAAGTTTCAGGGCGACATCATCAAGTTGAGCCTTCACACCAATGCTCGCGCGAAAATGATGGGTGTGCGTGATGGTTTCGTGAAGATCATTGCGCGTAAGGGATCGGGAACTGTGATCGGAGGAGTTGTTGTTGGTCCTCGGGCTTCGGAACTGATTTTTCCCGTGGCCATTGCCGTGACGCATAAACTGCACGTCGACGATCTAGCGAACACTTTCACGGTCTACCCGTCATTGACGGGCTCCATTTCCGAAGCGGCGCGAAGGCTTCACGTCCACCTCTAA